A window of Chaetodon auriga isolate fChaAug3 chromosome 2, fChaAug3.hap1, whole genome shotgun sequence contains these coding sequences:
- the LOC143330746 gene encoding elastase-1-like, whose translation MLRFLVLTSLAALVLAELEPQPRYLEDDTVQERVVGGEVARPNSWPWQISLQYKSGNSFYHTCGGTLIRRGWVMTAAHCVDRSRTWRVVLGDHNINSHEGREQYMSVSRVHIHPKWNSNNVAGGWDIALLRLSSDASLNNYVQLGALPPTGQILPHNNPCYISGWGRTQTGGQLSAQLKQAYLPVVDHKTCSSYGWWGSTVKNSMVCAGGGSESGCQGDSGGPLNCSVNGQWVVHGVTSFVSSSGCNAYRKPTVFTRVSDYIGWMNSVSIKH comes from the exons ATGCTCAGGTTTCTTGTGTTGACCTCTCTCGCAGCCCTCG TGCTGGCTGAGCTGGAGCCCCAGCCCAGATACCTGGAAGATGATACAGTTCAGGAGAGAGTTGTGGGAGGCGAGGTGGCCAGACCCAACTCCTGGCCCTGGCAG ATCTCTCTTCAGTACAAATCTGGCAACTCATTCTACCACACCTGCGGAGGAACTCTGATCAGGAGAGGATGGGTCATGACCGCTGCTCACTGTGTGGACAG GTCCAGGACTTGGCGTGTTGTTCTTGGAGATCACAACATCAACTCCCACGAGGGCAGAGAGCAGTACATGAGCGTGAGCCGCGTTCACATCCACCCCAAGTGGAACTCAAACAACGTTGCTGGAGG GTGGGACATTGCTCTCCTCCGTCTGTCCTCTGATGCTTCTCTCAACAACTACGTCCAGCTCGGCGCCCTGCCTCCCACCGGCCAGATCCTGCCCCACAACAACCCCTGCTACATCAGCGGATGGGGTCGCACCCAGA CTGGAGGCCAGCTGTCTGCCCAGCTGAAGCAGGCCTACCTGCCTGTTGTTGACCACAAGACCTGCTCCAGCTACGGATGGTGGGGCAGCACCGTGAAGAACTCCATGGTCTGCGCTGGTGGTGGCAGTGAGTCTGGTTGCCAG GGCGACTCCGGCGGCCCCCTGAACTGCAGTGTCAACGGCCAGTGGGTTGTCCACGGTGTGACCAGCTTTGTGTCCTCCTCTGGCTGCAACGCCTACAGGAAGCCCACCGTCTTCACCCGTGTCTCTGACTACATCGGCTGGATGAACAGCGTCAGTATTAAACACTAA